In the genome of Bacillus sp. S3, one region contains:
- a CDS encoding YhdB family protein, which translates to MNKLDYDRALYYTHRSEWDNLLILMVRTKDQFLSKKIEQFLHAYNFEKDYTVLEAKLYNLLRYIDHANETVEPDENGIPMYSLS; encoded by the coding sequence ATGAATAAATTGGATTATGACAGGGCGTTATACTATACGCACCGGTCGGAATGGGATAACTTACTGATCTTAATGGTAAGAACGAAAGACCAATTTTTATCTAAAAAGATTGAACAATTCCTGCATGCCTACAATTTTGAAAAGGACTACACAGTACTTGAAGCGAAACTATATAATCTTCTTCGTTACATCGACCATGCTAACGAAACTGTTGAACCTGATGAAAATGGGATACCGATGTATAGTCTTTCCTGA